In the Deltaproteobacteria bacterium genome, one interval contains:
- a CDS encoding ATP-binding cassette domain-containing protein: protein MNRDRSLLVETRGLKKYFYQSGGQFWKKVIQIKAVDDVSLEIRAGETLGLVGESGCGKSTLARLIMGLEKPTAGEISFAGKNIHSHSKEEWREFRSKVQIIFQDPYASLNPRRTAGQTVGEPFHIRKRRLSKQDIDRHIEGMLKIVGLGPEHHSRYPHEFSGGQRQRIGIARAISVQPTLIVADEPVSALDVSVQAQILNLLKDLQDDLRLTYLFISHNLGVVRHMSDRVAVMYLGRIVETGFNEDIFRSPRHPYTRLLLSAVLEPHGKGWEKTIMGEEKKNVVPRPGMCRFYPRCPNADARCLLEEPHLVSVEQGHEVACHLGCN, encoded by the coding sequence ATGAATCGGGATAGGAGTCTCCTCGTTGAAACAAGGGGACTGAAGAAATATTTTTACCAATCCGGCGGGCAGTTCTGGAAGAAAGTCATTCAGATCAAAGCTGTAGATGACGTATCCCTGGAAATAAGAGCCGGTGAAACGCTCGGACTTGTCGGTGAAAGCGGATGTGGGAAATCCACCCTGGCCAGGCTTATCATGGGCCTAGAAAAGCCGACAGCGGGAGAAATAAGTTTCGCAGGCAAAAATATCCATAGTCATTCCAAAGAGGAATGGCGGGAATTTCGGAGCAAGGTCCAGATCATTTTTCAGGATCCTTACGCGTCGCTGAATCCCCGAAGAACCGCAGGGCAAACCGTCGGTGAACCTTTTCATATACGGAAAAGACGCCTGTCGAAACAAGATATTGACCGACACATCGAGGGGATGTTGAAAATTGTCGGTCTGGGACCGGAGCATCACAGCCGTTATCCGCATGAATTCAGCGGTGGGCAAAGACAGCGGATCGGTATTGCCCGGGCGATTTCAGTTCAGCCGACCCTGATCGTTGCCGACGAGCCGGTCTCCGCGCTCGATGTATCGGTTCAGGCCCAGATTCTGAATCTCTTGAAGGATCTGCAGGATGACCTCCGACTGACTTATCTTTTTATCAGTCACAATTTGGGTGTCGTCCGGCACATGAGCGACCGGGTGGCCGTCATGTATCTGGGGCGAATTGTCGAGACGGGGTTTAACGAGGACATTTTCCGGTCACCCCGACACCCTTACACACGCTTGCTCCTGTCTGCGGTTCTGGAACCCCATGGCAAGGGCTGGGAGAAAACTATCATGGGAGAGGAGAAAAAGAACGTCGTGCCGCGGCCCGGCATGTGCCGATTCTATCCGCGTTGTCCGAATGCTGATGCAAGATGCCTTCTGGAGGAACCTCATCTGGTTTCGGTGGAACAGGGGCATGAGGTGGCCTGCCACCTTGGGTGCAATTAA